Genomic DNA from bacterium:
AAAGTAAACTACAGTGGTTTTCTTTCACTATACAAATGATTTAAACTGATCAAGTTATGAAGTGGTTTCAAATAATAACTTTCTGTGTTTGTTTTTGCACAATACCCTCTTTGGCACAACGCCAAATTATTCTCACGGATTTTGAAGATAAATTTCCTATCAATCCATATACAGACATATTATTTGATGAAACAAAGAAACTTACATTAGAGGATGTGGCGTATGGAAAAGCAGTTGATAATTTCAGACCAATGGAAAATAATGAAGCAAGTTTAGGGTATAGGAATGAAGCAATATGGTTGAGATTTAATGTAAAGAATAATTCCGAAATAAATAAAAAGTGGTTGCTTAATTTAAATTATGGAGGCATAGATAATGTATGCTTTTATGTACCATCAATGGGAAATATTTATTTTGAGAAAAGGGCAGGTATAGCTTATCCAATTAATGAAAGAGAAGTCGAACATCGTTTAATTGTTTTTCCAATATTCTTGAACAAGTTTGAAACAGAAACTTATTTTATTAGAATTGAATCAGGAAGATCGATCCCTATTAATATTAATATCATTGTTCCTGAAGTCTTTTATAAAAATGAAGGAAACGAATATTTAATTAGAGGTGTCTTTTACGGCGGATTGATCATTCTAGCTCTGTATAATTTATTTCTTTTCTTCTCCATTAGAGATATAAGCTATTTATTATATTTTTTTTATAGTCTAGCTATTTGTTATTACTTGGCCAATACGGATGGTTTTGCTTTTCTGTATCTGTCATTAAATCTAGGCAAATACAATATGCAAAATGGTATCGTGGTGGTTTCAATGATGATAATATTAGGAAGTTTGTTTTCAAGGGAATATTTGCAAGTAAAAAACACATCAATATTAATTGATAAGATATTTATATTCTTTATAATCTTTTCAATGATATATGTCAGCGTAATTTTGATTACAGAAACAACAGATACATCACTAACAACTTATTTGGGTCTATCCTATTTTATTTTTTTGGCAACAGTGTGCATCTATCTTTCTTTCAAAGGGAACGTAAATGCTATTTACTATACGATTGCAGTATCATTTCTTATTATTGGTATAATTTTTCGAGCATTGAGAAATATTGGATTACTCTCCATTTCCTTTCTAACAGATTATGGTGTTCAAATTGGAATGCTTATGGAAATGACTATTCTTTCGTTCGCCCTTGGTAATAGAATAAATGAAATAAAACGAAGTGAAGAAAAAGAGAAAGCCTCAATCAGAAGCAGGATTGCTAGTGACCTTCATGATGAGATAGGAAGTAATCTTAGCAGTATTTCTGTTGCAAGCCAGATGCTTGTCCAAAGTAGAAATCTGCAAGAAAAGGAAAAACAACAGCTCGATGATATAACTGCAACTGCGAAAGAAAGTGTTGAGTCAATTAGAGATATTATATGGTTTATCAATCCTTCGAATGATAATCCGGTAGATATTATTCAAAAAATGAAAGAGACTGCGACTAAAATGTTACCCGATACGAATTATAATTTTATTTGCAAGGATTGTAAAATTTTAGATGGAAGAGACCTGGGATTCAGAAGAAATTTGTTTCTCATTTACAAAGAAATATTAAATAATATTGTTAAGCATTCACAGGCAACAAATGTTTCGATTAATATTTTTGAAAAGTCAGACAAGATTATTCTTGAGATTGAAGATGATGGAATCGGATTCGATATAAATAAAATATCGGATGATGGTCTTGGATTAAAAAATATTATCAGAAGAGCAGAATCACTGGGCGGAAATGCCACAGTTACAAGTTTGAACCCGCACGGTACTACATGGCAAATTGTTGTTTGAATCAAATTCTGGAAAAAAATACCATGAATGTGCTATGGTAAAATTTCAGTTCAAGAATTACATTCATATAGTATAAATAATACTACATATGAAATCTAAAAGTGACAAAGATTATAAATCGGTGTGGGTAATAGAGGACAACCCGCATTTTAGAAGAACATTAGTAGAACTAATTAATCAATCAGAAGATTACAGATGTGCTGGTTTCTATTCTTCTTGTGAAGAAGCATTCAACTTTCTTTCGGAATCGGAACCACCCGAAATAATTCTTTTAGATATTGGACTTCCCGGAATTAGCGGTTTAGATGGAATTAAAATGTTTAAAGAGATAAGTCCCTCTACTCTTATACTAATCCTAACGATTCACGATGATCATAATTCTGTATTTGAAGCAATCAGTTCAGGGGCCTCCGGATATCTTTTAAAGGATTCTTCCCCTGAAAAAGTTATAAATGCTTTTAATGAAGTTTTGTCTGGTGGTGCTTCCATAAATCCTCAGATTGCAAAAAAGGTTATTGAAAGATTTAAGGAAATCTTGCCAGCCACAAGCAATTATCATCTTACGAGTAGAGAAAAAGAAATCCTAAAACATCTGGTTGAAGGACTAAATAAAAAGCAAATAGCTGAGAAATTATTTTTAAGTTTTCACACAGTAAACACCCATATAAAAAACATTTACGAAAAACTGCAGGTTAATACTCGTAGTGCAGTAGTATCTAAAGCCTACAAAGAAAAACTTTTCTAATCTCTCTTCTTTCTTAATAAAAACGTAACACTAAAATACCACGAACGTGCGATTGATGACGCATAATCAAATTGTTAAAATGGTTTTAGTGAATTCGATTTCTTAATGGGTAAGAATTTCACAAAAGAAATATTCCAAACTTAAGATCATTATAATCGGAGGCTGATTATGAAACTCAAAAGCATTTTGTATATCGCATTAATATTATACACATCAACGATGTTTGGTCAAAGTTTTACACTTAACTGGGCCATAGCGGGTAACGGATACAGTGCTGGGGACCTAGACAATGATCAGATTGGGGAAATTATAATTGAACCACATCCTACAATTTCACTAACAATGGATATTTATGATGGTTTAACGCACAACATCAAATGGAGCGTAAATAAAAACAGTGATAAAGAATACCTTTATTCGGATTTTTCTTCATTCAACGATTTTAATGGAAATGGGATATTAGATTTAGTACTAATTACTTTAGGGCAATTTAGTGGCGATGATCAATTAATTCGAATTGTAGATCCTTCAACAAATGAAACACTATTCTCATCTTCCAATCCTAGCACTGCTAGCTTAACCGCATATCACTATCAGAATGGAATTGCCATTGCTAATATCAATGGTGGAACTTCTTTGGAAATGGTTATCAGAAACCGAAATGACTCATTATACATCTATAATACAAATCTTACGGCTACAAATGTTTTTGATAATAAAACTGAATTTCCTATGAATTTCAATCTTGAACAAAATTTTCCTAATCCATTTAATCCATCGACAACAATAAGATATTCCATTAGTTCACCTGATCTTATTACAATCAAGATTTTTGACATTTCGGGTCAACTTGTAAACGAGGTAACTAAAGAACACACGACAGCCGGAGAGTATGATATTGTATGGGATGGTAAAAACAATTTTGGTAAACAAGTTACATCAGGGATGTATTTCTATCAATTAATTTCGCAAGGAGAAATTCAATCTAAAAAAATGATTTTGTTAAAGTAGGTTTCTCAAAAAACATAAAGGAGGTAATTAATGAAAATATTATTTTTACTTACGTTCACTCTTCTAAATACACTCTCATTTGGACAAGTTCCTAGTGATTCCATCAGACTTTATTTTCCTTTCAATGGTAATGCAAATGATGAAAGTGGAAATGGAAATAATGGTACTGTAAGCGGAGCCATTCTTACCACAGATCGATTTGGAAATGCAAATAGCGCATACTGGTTTGACGGAGACAATGATTATGTAGAAGTACCTGATAACGAAAGCTTGAGTATTACAGGAGCTTTAACAATAAGTATGTGGTATAGGTATGATGGCAAACCTCAAAACTGGGGTAGGATTTTAAGTAAAGCCTGGAATTCTGTAGCGCCGCCATATGTTTGTTATGGAATTTCTCTCGATGATAGTCCGGAAGGAAGTCAAAAAGTTTTATTTCAGGCACATCTTTCAGCTTCCCAAACATCCTACAGTAATTTCTCCACAACTTCAATGACAGTTGGCGAATGGTATCATTTGGTTGGAGTTTATGATCCAGCCAATAACATTATATCGCTATATGTAAACGGAATCAGAGAAGCTTATTCAACAACCGGAAACTCAACTATTGCAAATACAACCGGTCATTTGCGTGTAGCGGATGATCAGCAAACTTTAGAAGGTGCCAAAGGTGTTCTCGATGATATCCGGATATATGCAAAAGCACTTTCACAAATTGAAATACTTTCACTCTACTTTGAAGTTCCTCAAAACTTAGATGGTTCATTAGATCTGACATTCGGAAATGGTGGGATAACAAGTACTACTAGTGGTGTTGGTCAAGGCATAAAGATTCAGAGTGATGGAAAAATTTTAGTTGGAGGTGGTGTATTTGCGGTTGCCAGATTTAATACAGATGGCTCTTTGGATACTAGTTTTGGAAATGATGGAATTGTATCTACACAAGTTGGTAGTGGTTACAGTTCTGCGTGGGGAATTGCGTTACAGTCTGATGGTAAAATAGTTTTAATAGGGAATTATGAGATTTCTTCTAACAATAGTGGTATTGCTTTAGTCCGGTACAATTCTGACGGAAACCTAGATAATTCTTTTGGTAGCAATGGAGTTGTTACACTTGATATAACAAGTGGATATGATTATGCAAATTCAATCGAGATTCAATCAAACGATCAAAAGATTGTTATAAGTGGACAAACTAATGGGGTTATGGTTGCAAGGTTTAATCCTAATGGAAGCTTGGATAATACTTTTGGAACAAATGGAATTGTTAGTACACAGGTAGGTACTTCTTGTGGCTCAAACTCAATGAAGATTCAAAACGATGGGAAAATAATTGTTGCTGGTGGTATGATGGATTCACAAGGATATCAACATTTCTTAACTATCAGATATAATTCTGATGGCTCATTAGATAATACATTTGGAACGGGTGGGATAGTTACAACGACTGTTGGCACAGGTTTTCAATGGGGTTGGGATCTAGCAATCCAAAATGCGAAAATAGTTGTTGGTGGTATACAACAACTTTCATCAGCTCAAGAGTTCGTCTTAATCAAATATAATTCTGATGGTTCAATTGACAATACCTTCGGAGCTAGTGGAGTTGTTCACGCAATGCCACTTGGAATTTCTGATTACTTAAGATCAATCTCATTGCAGACGGATGGAAAAATATTAGCTGGCGGATTTTCTGTAATTGATTCTACTGGTGCACCAATTAATAATCCTCAAATAGGAATGTCTTTGATGAGATTTGAATCCAGCGGAAATTTAGATAATAGTTTTGGTAATTCTGGAG
This window encodes:
- a CDS encoding response regulator transcription factor → MKSKSDKDYKSVWVIEDNPHFRRTLVELINQSEDYRCAGFYSSCEEAFNFLSESEPPEIILLDIGLPGISGLDGIKMFKEISPSTLILILTIHDDHNSVFEAISSGASGYLLKDSSPEKVINAFNEVLSGGASINPQIAKKVIERFKEILPATSNYHLTSREKEILKHLVEGLNKKQIAEKLFLSFHTVNTHIKNIYEKLQVNTRSAVVSKAYKEKLF
- a CDS encoding T9SS type A sorting domain-containing protein, which translates into the protein MKLKSILYIALILYTSTMFGQSFTLNWAIAGNGYSAGDLDNDQIGEIIIEPHPTISLTMDIYDGLTHNIKWSVNKNSDKEYLYSDFSSFNDFNGNGILDLVLITLGQFSGDDQLIRIVDPSTNETLFSSSNPSTASLTAYHYQNGIAIANINGGTSLEMVIRNRNDSLYIYNTNLTATNVFDNKTEFPMNFNLEQNFPNPFNPSTTIRYSISSPDLITIKIFDISGQLVNEVTKEHTTAGEYDIVWDGKNNFGKQVTSGMYFYQLISQGEIQSKKMILLK
- a CDS encoding T9SS type A sorting domain-containing protein, whose protein sequence is MKILFLLTFTLLNTLSFGQVPSDSIRLYFPFNGNANDESGNGNNGTVSGAILTTDRFGNANSAYWFDGDNDYVEVPDNESLSITGALTISMWYRYDGKPQNWGRILSKAWNSVAPPYVCYGISLDDSPEGSQKVLFQAHLSASQTSYSNFSTTSMTVGEWYHLVGVYDPANNIISLYVNGIREAYSTTGNSTIANTTGHLRVADDQQTLEGAKGVLDDIRIYAKALSQIEILSLYFEVPQNLDGSLDLTFGNGGITSTTSGVGQGIKIQSDGKILVGGGVFAVARFNTDGSLDTSFGNDGIVSTQVGSGYSSAWGIALQSDGKIVLIGNYEISSNNSGIALVRYNSDGNLDNSFGSNGVVTLDITSGYDYANSIEIQSNDQKIVISGQTNGVMVARFNPNGSLDNTFGTNGIVSTQVGTSCGSNSMKIQNDGKIIVAGGMMDSQGYQHFLTIRYNSDGSLDNTFGTGGIVTTTVGTGFQWGWDLAIQNAKIVVGGIQQLSSAQEFVLIKYNSDGSIDNTFGASGVVHAMPLGISDYLRSISLQTDGKILAGGFSVIDSTGAPINNPQIGMSLMRFESSGNLDNSFGNSGVVVIPLGEFGFESGRGLAVQNDHKIVFAGFGETAIMIARFNVNSISSVKETENTIIPSTIVLEQNYPNPFNPSTKLNFSIPNYGNVKLEIFNLLGEKIVTLVDEYLSAGNYESDFNARNLSSGIYLYKLSSDGFVQTRKMLLIK